The following is a genomic window from Salinibacterium sp. UTAS2018.
AGTTGCAACCTTGCCCGGGCTCTCCCAGTACTGCGCCGAGTCGGCCTTCACGTGAATCAGAACGATGGAGGGGTCAGTCTCGCCGCCCTCAAACCACACGTCGGTGAAGGAACCCCACAGCTCCGACTTCTTCGCCTGATCGCGCACGACCTCGGCGGTGCCGGCAAGCGACAGCCACTGCGAGGAGCCCGAGTAGGAGACGTTCACGTGGGGGTGGGCCTGAAGCTGCTGCACGGCATCCGCGGTGTCAGAAGCAAGGAACCAGCAGTCGCCGTCGAAGTCAGCTTCTTGCACTGTCATCGGGTGGCTGTGAAGAGCACCACTCGCTTCGATGGTGGTGAGCATCGCGATACGAGTGCTTTTCATGATGGAGCGGATGGTGTCGAGCTGATCTGCGGTGGCGTGGGTCTGAGATGACATTG
Proteins encoded in this region:
- a CDS encoding pyridoxamine 5'-phosphate oxidase family protein is translated as MSSQTHATADQLDTIRSIMKSTRIAMLTTIEASGALHSHPMTVQEADFDGDCWFLASDTADAVQQLQAHPHVNVSYSGSSQWLSLAGTAEVVRDQAKKSELWGSFTDVWFEGGETDPSIVLIHVKADSAQYWESPGKVATLVGVVAAKVTGDEPKTGSSESVTV